A DNA window from Candidatus Hydrogenedentota bacterium contains the following coding sequences:
- the pilM gene encoding type IV pilus assembly protein PilM produces MLDIGASAVRLCEMTKTKTGYQLVRYVQREYDSDPSLTEEQRRDLRIKATAEVLKQSKSRAAKTVFSVPGQSVFTRTRTIPPVPEFKVNQIVKYEIQQQIPFGLDQIAMDYQILDRSAQGGYEVLMAAIKVEVVEKHLDVLTAVKRTPALVDVCPLAAYNWVRHAGGLAVENECVALINIGAATTDIVIERAGQFRFTRPLNVGGNDITRALAEEFSLDFSAAEKLKRERAFAPTGDAARDGKGGEVIGRVLQRLCGEIMRSFAYFRSLPGGGQVNRIVVTGGGARLKNIVPFLKNQLGMDVRVPDLLKGLTVGPGAEDIKKAPEQACAVLGMALRCVERAPLEINLIPPRILAAARQKEQVVYWAFSILALVLSFLSVIPAAANENKLVKQRIDSLKQIIRAYDPELVQRIRVGSPPPQSSLVDQLNRRKGQLQSLENQVNTLDRARRQRRFWLEELSFLNDTRPATGGIWFSSVETMVSEDQKAADGAPPPPGGRPLAGAGGGGPSQDGGFPGIESKLGATASGPSGGGLVGGGGDRGGAGGPGQAAGPPPSVEMARPNGMIVQGYAESAEIITQYLDELKRAARQLPNGWFLSADKVMFREATVQRVGWDVLYNAPADVTSGGGGGNRQGGAAQAAEGLYSFRVRVVFKWTKDRPEAPTPGEAPAEAPAS; encoded by the coding sequence GTGCTTGACATCGGTGCGAGCGCGGTGCGCTTGTGCGAGATGACCAAGACCAAAACCGGATACCAGCTCGTGCGCTACGTGCAGCGCGAGTACGACTCCGACCCTTCGCTGACCGAAGAGCAGCGCAGGGATCTCCGCATCAAGGCCACGGCGGAGGTGCTCAAGCAGAGCAAGTCGCGCGCCGCCAAAACGGTGTTCAGCGTGCCGGGCCAGTCGGTCTTCACGCGCACGCGGACCATCCCCCCCGTGCCCGAGTTCAAGGTCAACCAGATCGTCAAGTACGAGATCCAGCAGCAGATCCCGTTTGGCCTTGACCAGATCGCCATGGATTACCAGATTCTCGACCGCAGCGCCCAGGGGGGCTACGAGGTGCTGATGGCGGCGATCAAGGTGGAGGTGGTGGAGAAGCACCTGGACGTGCTCACGGCGGTGAAGCGGACGCCGGCCCTGGTGGACGTGTGCCCCCTGGCGGCGTACAACTGGGTGAGGCACGCGGGCGGGCTTGCCGTTGAAAACGAGTGTGTCGCCCTGATCAACATCGGCGCGGCCACCACGGACATCGTCATCGAGCGCGCGGGCCAGTTCCGGTTCACGCGGCCCCTCAATGTGGGCGGCAACGACATCACCCGCGCGCTGGCGGAAGAGTTTAGCCTGGACTTCTCCGCGGCCGAGAAGCTGAAGCGCGAGCGCGCCTTCGCCCCGACGGGAGACGCGGCCCGCGACGGCAAGGGCGGCGAGGTGATCGGCCGGGTGCTCCAGCGGCTGTGCGGCGAGATCATGCGCTCCTTCGCGTATTTCCGGTCCCTTCCGGGGGGCGGCCAGGTGAACCGCATTGTGGTCACCGGCGGCGGCGCCCGCCTGAAAAACATCGTGCCCTTCCTGAAGAACCAGCTGGGCATGGATGTGCGGGTTCCCGATTTGCTCAAGGGGCTGACTGTCGGCCCGGGCGCCGAAGACATCAAGAAGGCCCCCGAGCAGGCCTGCGCCGTGCTGGGCATGGCGCTCCGGTGTGTGGAGCGCGCCCCCCTGGAGATCAACCTCATCCCCCCCCGGATCCTGGCCGCGGCGCGCCAGAAGGAGCAGGTGGTCTACTGGGCCTTCTCCATCCTCGCGCTGGTCCTCTCCTTCCTCTCGGTGATTCCCGCCGCGGCCAACGAGAACAAGCTCGTCAAGCAGCGCATTGACTCCCTGAAGCAGATCATCCGGGCCTACGACCCCGAACTGGTGCAGCGCATCCGGGTGGGGAGTCCGCCGCCGCAGTCCTCGCTGGTGGACCAGCTCAACCGGCGCAAGGGGCAGCTGCAGAGTCTGGAGAACCAGGTGAACACCCTGGACCGCGCGCGCCGGCAGCGCCGGTTCTGGCTCGAGGAGCTCAGTTTTCTGAATGACACGCGGCCGGCGACCGGCGGAATATGGTTCAGCTCCGTGGAGACCATGGTGAGCGAGGACCAGAAGGCCGCCGACGGCGCCCCGCCCCCTCCGGGGGGGCGGCCCCTGGCCGGCGCGGGCGGCGGCGGTCCCTCCCAGGACGGGGGATTCCCCGGCATAGAGTCCAAGCTCGGCGCCACCGCTTCCGGTCCTTCCGGCGGCGGGCTGGTGGGCGGAGGTGGTGACCGCGGCGGCGCCGGCGGCCCGGGCCAGGCGGCGGGTCCCCCGCCTTCCGTTGAGATGGCCCGCCCGAACGGCATGATCGTCCAGGGATACGCGGAGTCGGCGGAAATCATCACCCAGTACCTTGACGAGTTGAAGCGCGCGGCGCGCCAGCTTCCCAACGGCTGGTTTCTGAGCGCGGACAAAGTGATGTTCCGCGAGGCGACCGTGCAGCGCGTTGGATGGGACGTGCTCTACAACGCGCCGGCCGATGTGACCTCCGGCGGGGGCGGCGGCAACCGCCAGGGCGGGGCCGCCCAGGCCGCCGAAGGGCTGTATTCTTTCCGGGTGCGGGTGGTGTTCAAGTGGACCAAGGACCGGCCTGAGGCGCCGACACCGGGTGAAGCGCCCGCGGAGGCGCCCGCATCATGA
- a CDS encoding ATP-dependent metallopeptidase FtsH/Yme1/Tma family protein codes for MNNLIKQYTLWIVVILIVILAMTQFTQMQNGARPLGERDFVREMDNGNVKAVVIKEAGKNLVQISATLKKKVENQETISFKSNEFKDEWKTALDTFNVDYRFDVDNTILTDLLFSVLPIVLILGLFWFFMFRQMQGGSNKALSFGKSRARIVNRGDKTVTFNDVAGVDEAKEELQEIIEFLRDPKKFTHLGGKIPRGVLLVGAPGSGKTLLARAVAGEANVPFFSISGSDFVEMFVGVGASRVRDLFQQGHKHAPCIIFIDEIDAVGRQRGAGMGGGHDEREQTLNQLLVEMDGFNTNDGVILMAATNRPDVLDRALLRPGRFDRQVVVPNPDIRGRTAILGIHTRNQKVPMDPDVDLAVLARGTPGFSGADLANMVNEAALLAARRGQDKVNMIDFEDAKDRVLMGPARRSLVMNAKEKLSTAYHEAGHTLVARLSTNADPVHKVTIIPRGMALGVTSSLPSEDRYSISKDYCLATLRVLMAGRAAEEVVFNQYNSGAANDLQRATQLAHKMVCDWGMSALGPLSFGDDTEVFLGRDFARRRDFSEQTATEVDREVHSICKRAYDEAREILEKHQDILKSMAEALVERETLDAHEIDALIRENGGGDLLPPPAPDQTPPPPAPMDPAPVEDGAPAGSSTQAKPDPVPDGAVPETA; via the coding sequence ATGAACAACCTTATCAAACAGTACACCCTTTGGATCGTGGTGATCCTCATTGTGATCCTCGCCATGACCCAGTTCACCCAGATGCAGAACGGGGCGCGCCCCCTCGGCGAGCGCGACTTCGTCCGCGAGATGGACAACGGCAACGTCAAGGCCGTGGTGATCAAGGAGGCGGGCAAGAACCTGGTCCAGATCAGCGCCACCCTCAAGAAGAAGGTGGAGAACCAGGAAACCATCTCATTTAAGAGCAATGAGTTTAAGGACGAGTGGAAGACCGCGCTGGACACCTTCAATGTGGACTACCGCTTCGACGTGGACAACACCATCCTGACGGACCTGCTCTTCAGCGTGCTGCCCATCGTTCTGATTTTAGGGCTTTTCTGGTTTTTCATGTTCCGGCAGATGCAGGGCGGAAGCAACAAGGCCCTCTCCTTTGGCAAGAGCCGCGCCCGCATTGTGAACCGGGGGGACAAGACGGTCACCTTTAATGACGTGGCCGGCGTGGATGAGGCGAAGGAGGAGTTGCAGGAAATCATCGAGTTCCTGCGGGACCCCAAGAAGTTCACCCACCTCGGCGGAAAGATTCCCCGGGGCGTGCTGCTGGTGGGCGCGCCGGGTTCGGGCAAGACCCTGCTTGCCCGCGCCGTGGCCGGCGAGGCCAACGTGCCCTTCTTCAGCATCAGCGGCTCGGACTTCGTGGAGATGTTCGTGGGCGTGGGCGCGAGCCGGGTGCGCGACCTGTTCCAGCAGGGGCACAAGCACGCCCCGTGCATCATCTTTATTGACGAGATAGACGCGGTGGGCCGCCAGCGCGGCGCGGGCATGGGCGGCGGCCACGACGAGCGGGAGCAGACCCTGAACCAGCTGCTGGTGGAGATGGACGGGTTCAACACGAACGACGGCGTTATCCTCATGGCGGCGACCAACCGCCCCGACGTGCTCGACCGGGCGCTGCTGCGGCCGGGGCGTTTTGACCGCCAGGTGGTCGTGCCCAACCCGGACATCCGGGGCCGCACGGCGATCCTGGGCATCCACACGCGCAACCAGAAGGTTCCCATGGACCCCGATGTGGACCTGGCGGTGCTGGCGCGGGGAACGCCGGGCTTCTCGGGGGCGGACCTGGCCAACATGGTCAACGAGGCGGCCCTGCTCGCCGCGCGGCGCGGCCAGGACAAGGTGAACATGATTGACTTCGAGGACGCGAAGGACCGGGTGCTCATGGGTCCGGCGCGCCGCAGTCTGGTGATGAACGCCAAAGAGAAGCTGTCCACGGCCTACCACGAGGCGGGGCACACGCTCGTGGCGCGGCTCTCCACCAACGCCGACCCGGTCCACAAGGTCACCATCATCCCCCGGGGCATGGCCCTGGGTGTCACCTCCTCCCTCCCCTCGGAGGACCGCTACAGCATCTCCAAGGACTACTGTCTCGCCACCCTGCGGGTGCTGATGGCCGGACGCGCCGCCGAGGAGGTGGTGTTCAACCAGTACAACAGCGGCGCGGCGAACGACCTCCAGCGGGCCACGCAGCTGGCGCACAAGATGGTCTGCGACTGGGGCATGAGCGCCCTCGGCCCCCTGAGTTTCGGCGACGACACGGAGGTCTTCCTCGGACGGGATTTCGCCCGGCGCCGTGATTTCAGCGAGCAGACGGCCACCGAGGTGGACCGGGAAGTTCACTCCATCTGCAAGCGGGCCTATGACGAGGCGCGCGAGATTCTGGAGAAGCATCAGGACATTCTGAAGTCCATGGCGGAGGCGCTCGTGGAGCGCGAGACGCTGGACGCCCACGAAATTGACGCCCTCATCCGGGAGAACGGCGGCGGGGACCTGCTGCCGCCCCCGGCCCCCGACCAGACGCCCCCGCCGCCCGCGCCGATGGACCCGGCGCCCGTCGAAGACGGGGCGCCCGCCGGATCCTCCACCCAGGCAAAACCCGATCCGGTCCCCGACGGCGCGGTGCCCGAGACCGCCTGA
- the folP gene encoding dihydropteroate synthase, translated as MGIVNVTPDSFFDGGRWDAPEAAVAHARQLVLDGADILDVGGESSRPGADPVPPEVERARVLPVVERLAGDGVPLSVDTFRAETARRCLEAGADMVNDITALRGDPAMAETAAAAGCRVVLMHMQGTPKTMQAAPRYADVVDDLCAFFEERLAFAVGAGIREENVWLDPGFGFGKTVGQNLEILRRLDAFHRFGRPLLVGTSNKSAIGAVLGLPPEERTEGTAATVAFAVAQGVHCVRVHDVRTMARVARMSDAIRRGSAETND; from the coding sequence ATGGGCATCGTGAACGTGACCCCCGACTCCTTCTTTGACGGGGGCCGCTGGGACGCGCCGGAGGCCGCCGTCGCCCATGCGCGGCAATTGGTGCTGGACGGCGCGGACATTCTGGACGTCGGCGGTGAGTCGTCGCGCCCCGGCGCGGACCCGGTCCCGCCGGAGGTGGAACGGGCCCGCGTGCTTCCCGTGGTGGAGCGCCTGGCGGGCGACGGCGTGCCCCTGTCCGTGGACACCTTCCGCGCGGAGACCGCCCGGCGCTGCCTGGAGGCGGGGGCGGACATGGTGAACGACATCACGGCCCTGCGCGGCGATCCGGCCATGGCCGAAACCGCGGCGGCGGCGGGCTGCCGCGTGGTGCTGATGCACATGCAGGGCACCCCGAAGACGATGCAGGCCGCCCCGCGCTATGCGGACGTGGTGGACGACCTGTGCGCCTTCTTCGAGGAGCGGCTGGCCTTCGCCGTGGGGGCGGGCATCCGCGAGGAGAATGTCTGGCTGGACCCCGGGTTCGGCTTCGGCAAGACGGTGGGCCAGAATCTGGAGATTCTCCGGCGGCTGGACGCGTTTCACCGCTTCGGCCGCCCCCTGCTGGTGGGCACGTCCAACAAGTCCGCCATCGGCGCGGTGCTGGGCCTGCCCCCGGAGGAGCGGACCGAGGGCACGGCGGCCACGGTGGCATTCGCCGTGGCACAGGGGGTACACTGTGTGCGGGTGCATGATGTGAGGACAATGGCGCGGGTGGCGCGCATGAGCGACGCCATCCGGCGAGGGAGTGCGGAAACCAATGACTGA